The following are from one region of the Aequoribacter fuscus genome:
- a CDS encoding heterodisulfide reductase-related iron-sulfur binding cluster has product MREGSLEAPTRHPIEWKSEEFWDKDALNDELERVYDICHGCRRCVSLCDSFPTLFDLVDESETMEVDGVAKEDYIKVVDQCYMCDLCYMTKCPYVPPHEWNIDFPHLMLRAKAQKFKNEGARLRDKVLTSTDTVFGMTSIPLVDVTVNALNKNDTFRNVFEKGFGVHREAPVPEFHSKTLRKRVKPMIKSLEPKEVGNTTGKVALYATCYGNYNSPTLGEDFVKVFQHNGIHIDIVPKEKCCGMPKLELGDLDTVEKLKDANIPVLAKLVDEGYDLIAPIPSCVLMYKQELPLLFPNDPDVLKVQKAFFDPFEYLWLRHKGGELNTEFPNALGDIAYQVACHLRVQNIGMKTRDVLNLVPETTVTAQERCSGHDGTYAVKEETYQKAVKIARPVVRKVDEQEPDYFSSDCPMAATHIAKLSSKVDKPKHPMTLLCMAYGL; this is encoded by the coding sequence GTGAGAGAAGGCAGCTTAGAGGCACCTACACGCCATCCGATTGAATGGAAATCGGAAGAATTTTGGGACAAAGACGCACTGAATGATGAATTAGAGCGCGTCTACGACATCTGTCACGGCTGCCGCCGCTGCGTAAGCTTGTGCGATTCGTTTCCCACGCTATTTGACTTAGTCGACGAATCGGAAACCATGGAAGTCGACGGCGTCGCCAAGGAAGACTACATTAAAGTTGTCGACCAGTGCTACATGTGCGATCTCTGCTACATGACTAAGTGCCCTTACGTGCCGCCACACGAATGGAATATCGACTTCCCTCACTTAATGCTTCGCGCCAAAGCGCAGAAGTTTAAGAACGAAGGCGCTCGACTTCGTGACAAGGTGCTGACGAGTACGGATACAGTGTTTGGCATGACGTCCATCCCTCTGGTCGACGTAACGGTCAACGCCTTAAACAAGAACGACACCTTCCGCAACGTATTCGAAAAAGGCTTTGGTGTGCACAGAGAGGCACCTGTGCCTGAGTTTCACAGCAAGACCTTGCGCAAGCGCGTCAAACCGATGATCAAGAGTCTAGAGCCTAAAGAAGTGGGTAACACCACGGGCAAAGTAGCCCTTTACGCGACCTGTTATGGCAACTACAACAGTCCAACCCTAGGTGAAGACTTTGTAAAAGTTTTTCAGCATAACGGAATTCACATTGATATCGTCCCCAAGGAAAAATGCTGCGGCATGCCAAAGCTTGAGCTGGGTGACCTAGACACCGTTGAAAAATTAAAAGACGCCAATATCCCCGTATTGGCCAAACTGGTCGATGAGGGCTATGACCTCATTGCGCCCATTCCTTCGTGTGTACTGATGTACAAGCAAGAATTGCCATTGCTGTTTCCCAACGACCCCGATGTCCTGAAAGTACAAAAGGCCTTCTTTGACCCCTTCGAGTACTTGTGGTTACGCCATAAAGGGGGCGAATTGAACACTGAATTCCCGAATGCGCTGGGTGATATTGCCTATCAAGTCGCCTGCCATTTACGCGTACAAAATATCGGCATGAAAACACGCGACGTGCTGAATTTGGTACCCGAAACCACCGTCACGGCTCAAGAGCGATGCTCCGGGCATGACGGCACCTACGCGGTGAAGGAAGAAACCTATCAAAAAGCCGTCAAGATTGCGCGCCCAGTGGTTCGCAAGGTCGACGAGCAAGAGCCAGATTACTTCTCGAGCGATTGCCCCATGGCCGCAACTCACATTGCCAAACTGTCCAGCAAAGTGGACAAACCCAAACACCCCATGACCCTACTGTGCATGGCTTACGGCCTTTAA
- a CDS encoding rubrerythrin family protein: MSLKGSKTEQNLKDAFAGESQANRRYLYFAAKADVEGYNDVAAVFRSTAEGETGHAHGHLEYLEAVGDPATGLPIGSTENNLKAAIAGETHEYTDMYPGMAKDARDEGFDEIADWMETLAKAERSHANRFQKALDQLDG, translated from the coding sequence ATGTCACTAAAAGGTTCAAAAACCGAACAAAACCTGAAAGATGCATTCGCAGGTGAATCACAAGCAAACCGTCGTTACCTATACTTCGCCGCCAAAGCGGACGTTGAAGGTTACAACGATGTTGCAGCAGTATTCCGTTCAACTGCAGAAGGCGAAACAGGCCACGCTCACGGTCACTTAGAGTACTTAGAGGCTGTAGGCGATCCAGCAACGGGTCTACCCATCGGTAGCACTGAGAACAACCTGAAAGCAGCTATTGCAGGTGAAACTCACGAGTACACCGATATGTACCCAGGCATGGCGAAAGACGCGCGCGACGAAGGTTTCGACGAAATCGCTGACTGGATGGAAACTTTGGCGAAAGCTGAGCGCAGCCACGCTAATCGTTTCCAAAAAGCTTTGGATCAACTCGACGGTTAA